In Phaseolus vulgaris cultivar G19833 chromosome 10, P. vulgaris v2.0, whole genome shotgun sequence, a single genomic region encodes these proteins:
- the LOC137815807 gene encoding uncharacterized protein → MIVYAFGKGMCPGSFSKSLNRSRPKTFAEVRRRAVEHIASEGEAYEKCTTAAPARPRAQIRTQPARVHEAAIERRNPDRKRTYETRRTQPRGRAEGRREGNRPLRHNFVEELKDLIIVPNIADRLRPSVKSDKILGPHKESWCEFHEAFGHHINNCLALGYQLDELVKKGFLKDYLAGCTVTPDVATPEEGQAHEVPTHGEVYTISGDFSGAGPTPSQRKKYVRSVNLVAEEFSDDPWESDLVFTRAGLRDVVISVVTTGRKVHRVLVDQGSSADVMFWSTFNKLQLSPDLLRLYTGCLYGFADNPVEVRGYLELRTTFTDGVASRTKGIRYLVVNANSAYNILLGRPALNRLRAVSSTHHMKMKLRP, encoded by the coding sequence ATGATCGTATACGCATTTGGGAAGGGGATGTGCCCTGGATCTTTTAGTAAATCGCTTAACCGCAGCCGCCCCAAAACCTTTGCTGAAGTAAGGCGTCGAGCGGTCGAACACATTGCCTCAGAGGGCGAGGCgtacgagaagtgcacgactGCTGCACCTGCACGACCAAGAGCGCAGATACGCACACAACCCGCTAGGGTCCACGAAGCTGCCATAGAGAGAAGGAACCCAGACAGAAAACGCACGTACGAGACAAGGAGGACCCAGCCTAGGGGTCGGgcagaaggaaggagagagggaaatagaccactaaggcacaactttgtggaagaactcaaagacctcatcattgtgcccaacatagctgacaggttgaggccatcAGTGAAGTCCGACAAGATactgggacctcacaaggaatcatggtgcgaatttcacgaagcatttgggcaccatattaacaactgcttggcgctgggatatcagttggatgagcttgtgaaaAAAGGTTTCTTGAAGGATTATCTCGCTGGATGCACTGTGACCCCAGACGTGGCAACGCCAGAGGAAGGTCAAGCGCACGAAGTCCCAACTCATGGAGAAGTATACACCATCTCTGGTGATTTTTCCGGGGCAGGACCCACTCCCTCTCAACGAAAGAAATACGTAAGGTCAGTAAATTTGGTTGCAGAAGAATTTTCGGAcgacccgtgggagtcagacctcgttttcACAAGAGCTGGCCTGCGGGATGTCGTCATTTCGGTAGTCACAACGGGAAGAAAGGTACATAGGGTCCTCGTCGACCAAGGTAGttctgcagatgtcatgttttggtcgacctttAACAAGCTACAATTGTCCCCTGATCTGTTGAGACTCTATACGGGGTGCTTGTATGGATTTGCAGATAACCCAGTAGAGGTGCGTggctacttggagctgaggacgacgttcactgatggagtGGCATCACGCACCAAGGGCATTCGAtacttggtggttaacgccAACTCAGCTTACAACATTCTGTTAGGCAGACCCGCCTTGAACAGACTAagggcggtgtcctccacacaccacatgaagatgaagttaagACCTTAg